From the Ilumatobacteraceae bacterium genome, the window CGCCATCGCGATCAGATGCAAGCCACCGTCACCGAGCACACGGATCCCGTCGATCGCGTCGATCCCCGATCGCATCCGATCGGCGTTCTCGAGCGTCTGGCGGGTCAGATCGACGTAACCGTCCACCCCGAGGTGCTGCATCACCGCCCAGCCGGCCGCCATCGGCAAGCCCGACCTGGTGCCCTGGAGGTTCGGCGAGCCGTAGAACCCGCCGAGCCACTGGTCGAACATCCACGTCTGGTAGCGACGCAGCTCCTTCGTCCGGTGCAGCACCACCGAGATCCCCTTCGGCGCATAGCCGAGCTTGTGCACGTCGGTCGAGATCGAGTGCACGCCGTCGACCCGGAAGTCCCACGGCGGGATCTCCCGCCCGAGCATCTCGGCGAACGGGAGCACGAAGCCGCCCATGCAGGCATCGACATGACAGTTCGCCCCGACCGACGCCGCCAGCTCCGCGATCGCCGGGATCGGGTCGACCACCCCCTGCGGGTACTGCGGCGCCGAGCCGACCACGAGCACCGTGTTCTCGTTGACCGCATCGGCCATCGCATCCACGTCGACGGTCCAGTCGTCGAGGACGGGCGTGGTGTGGATCGGCATGTCGAACATGTGCGCCGACTTGTGGAATGCCGCATGCGCCGACTCGGCGACCACGATCTCGCCCGACCGGATGCCGCGCTCGGCCCGGCCGCGTTCACGGGCGGCGAGCACCGCACACTGGATCGACTCGGTCCCCCCGCTGGTGAGGAAGCCGGCCGCTGTGTCGGGTCCGTGGAGCAACCCGGCGGTCCACCTCACCACCTCCGACTGGATCTGGCCCAGTGACGGGAACGCCTTCGTGTTGAGCGCGTTCTCGTGCAGGTAGAGCATCGCCGCCCGCTCAGCGACCTCGTGCACCGACGGGCCACCGTCGTAGACCAGGCTAAACGCCTTGCCCTCCCGCCAACGGACGTCGCCGCCCCGCTTCTGTTCGAGATCGGCGATGACCTCGTCGACGCCCCTACCCTGCTGCGGAAGATCCATCCGGCCATTGTTCCATGGCGGTCTCAGTCGTCGGCGACCAGGAAGCTCGCCACCCGAGCGGTGATGATCGCGAACGTCGAGATCCCGACCACCATGGTCACGAGCGCCACTCCCCGACCGGCCATCGTCACCGGGGCGATGTCGCCGTAGCCGACGGTCGTGATCGTTGCCGCCGACCACCAGAGCGCATCACCGAAGCCGGCCACCGACCGTCCGACACCGACGTCCTCGGCGATCGTGAACGCCGCCGCCGAGGTGAACCACGTCATCAGCGACACTCCGACGGCGAACCGCACGGCATTGTGTCGCACGATCCGTCTCCCCTCCCGCGCCGCGATCCCACCGATCACGATCACGCGCACGAGCGCGATGATCGCCCGCAACGGCCGCAGACCGCGCAGAGCCCGCGTCGTCCCGAACGCGGCGAGGTCGGGAGCCACCGCCGCCGCCGATCCGAACACGATCAGCAGATTCAGCCACTCGCCGCGCACGTATCCCCATCGGTCGTCGGTGAGGAACAGCCCGATCACGTAGTCGACGGCGAAGGCGACCAGCACGATGATGTTGACGATGTCGATGAACATCTGATCGCCGCTGGGCAGATCGGCCTTCTCGACCTCGAGCAGGAGCACGGGGATCGACCCGAGTGCCAGCACCAGCAGGACGGGGTCGGCCAGCCGCTTCCATCGCTGGAGGGCCGGCGTCAGGTACGACGCAGCGGTGTCGTCAGCTCGTGGGGAACCCGGCGGCAAGCGCATGCTGCATGATGCTTCGCAGCTGGCCGGTGTTGCTGGGATACTCCCCCGACACGGTGATCGCCCACGTCAGGCCACCGGGCTGCACCAGCACCATCGCGTGCGTGTTCTGCAGGGTGCCGGTGTGGCCCCAGGCGTCACCGTCGTAGTTGATGACGCCGAGGCCGTAGCCACCCGGCGGCGTGTCGGCGGGGACGCGGTACCGCAGGACCGACAGCAGGTCGGGCGACAGCGCCTTCCAGCCCGGCGTGCTCGGGTCGACCGAGTTGAAGATCGTCACCAGGTCGCTCGGCGTGGCGTTCCACGCACCGGCGGCACCGAGCGCCTCCATGAAGTTGCGGTTGGGCGACGGGTGGTGCGACACCTCGTCGGGGCCGAGTTCGTACGTGGCGGTCAACCGCATGCCGCTCAGACCCAGCGGGGTCAGGAGCTGCTCGGTGACGACCCGCTCGTAGGTCTTGCCCGTCACGGCCTCGATCAGCAGACCGAGCACGCAGTAGCTCATGTTGGAGTACCGGAAGCCGGAGCCGCTCGACACCGAGCGCGACAGGCCGATGCTCGCGGCCTCGGTGCACGACGCCGCCCCGTTGGAGAAGAAGGTGCCCTCGTGCTGCGGGAACCCCGCCGTGTGGCTGAGCAACTCGCGTACGGTGATCGAGGCGACATCAGGGTCGACGGTCGTCAATCCGAGGTGCCCGACGAGCAGATCGCCGACGGGCTCGTCCAGCGTGAGCGCACCGGCTTCGACGAGGCGCAGCGTCGTGATCGCCGTGATCGACTTGGAGATGCTCGCCACCCGGAAGCGGTCGCTCGTGTCGACCGGCTCGCCGGCGCCGGCGACGCGTTCACCGAAGGCGGCCGCATGGACGAGTTGACCGTCGATCATCACGGCAACGGAGGCCGATACGTCGGCCGGGATCAGGCGGTCGGCGAGCACCTCGTCGAAGTGCGCCCATCCGCTGACGTTGGGCGCCGCCACGCCGGCGTCGTCGACGAGGGTCATCCGCTCGAGCGCCACGCCGTCGGCGTCGGGTTCGATCGCCGACAGCAGGACGTCGGCATCGGGGTCGGAGCCGGCTCCGTCGGGCGTCCCGTCGATGTCGTCGGGAGCGACCACGGTCGGCTCCGCTCGGCGCCCCTCGAAGAACTCGGGCGACGGCGGCGTCGTGAACTCGGCCTGACCACACGATGCGGCCAGCGACGCGCCGACGACGACCAGCGCGGCCGTACGGCCCACGTCCCAACGTCGCAACATCACCTCACCATCATGTCAAGGTCGAGACACAATTGCACCCTCGGTGAGAGGACTGACACCTACAGCGGCAGGGTCTGTACCGTGGTCAGGACCGGGGCGAACAGATCCCCGTGTCGTTCGACCCGTTCGAGCACATCATTCGCCCTGAACTTGAGGTCGAGGTCACCCTCGGCGCAAGCGGCCACCTCGTCCCAGGTGACGGGCGTCGACACGGTCGGTTCCGGCCTCGCCCGCAGCGAATACGGTGCGATGGTGGTCTTGTGGAACGCGTTCTGGCTCCAGTCGACGAAGATCTTGCCCGGCCGCTCCGCCTTGGCCATGACGGTCGTGACCCGCCCGGGCAGTTGGCGCTCGAGCACCTGCCCGACGGCGAGCGCGAAATCGGCGGCGCCATCGTGGGTGGCATCGGGCGAGTTCAGCGGGACGTACATCTGCAAGCCCTTCGAACCCGAGGTCTTGCACCAGCCGGCGAGTCCGACCGAGTCGAGCACCGCTCGGGCGGCGACGGCGATCTCGCAGCACTCACGGATCGCCGCCGGCGCACCGGGATCGAAGTCGAACACCAGCGATCTCGGCACATCGAGGTCGTCGGCGAGCGCCATCGGCGCGTGCAGTTCGAGCGCCGCCATGTTGGCGGCCCACACGAGCGCCGCCGTCTCGTCGATCCGGCAGTACTCGATGCCCCCCTGCCGATCGCCGGGCCCGAGGGCGACGTCGACCCACGGGGGGCGATGGCCGGGGCAACGCTTCTCGAAGAAGCCGTTCGTGTCTGACCCGTCGGGGTAGCGACGGAACGTCAGTGCCCGGCCGGTGAGATGCGGGATCGCCACCGTGGCGACCTTGGCCATGTAGTCGATGACCTGCGCCTTGGTGAACCCGCTCGGATAGAGCACCTTGTCGAGGTTGATCAGCGAAAGCCGGCGCCCGTCGATCTCGACCTCGACCGAGGAGGTCACGCGCTCTTCTTGGCTGCCGACTTCTTCGCCGTGCTCTTCTTCGCCGTCGATTTCTCGGCCGTGGACTTCTTCGCCGGCTTCTTGGCGGCGGATTTCTTGGCCGTGCTCTTCTTCGCGGCGGGCTTGGCGGCCGCCGCCTGCTTGGCACCGGACGGGTGCCTGCCGCGAGCCTCCTTGGCCTTCGCGACACTCGCCTCGAGCGCCGCCATCAGATCGATGACCTTGGGCTTCTCGGTCTCGGTTTCCGGCAACTCGAACGCCTGACCCGACGCCTTGATCTCGATCAGGTCGAGGACCTGCTCGCGGTACTCGTCGCGATACTTCGCCGGCTCGAACGCGGCCGTCAGCGAATCGACCAACGACTCAGCCATCGCGATCTCCTTCTTCGACACCTCGATGTCGTCGAGTTCGCTCAGCTCGTCGATCGTCGCCGGGTCGAGGACCTCGTCGGCGTAGGCGAGCGTCGACATGATCAGCCGCCCCTCCTCGGCCCGGATCGCCGCCGTGTACTGCTTGTTGCGCATCACGAACCGACCGATCGCCACCTTGTTGCTCTCCTCCATCGCACGGGCGAGCAGCACGTACGGCTTCGGGTTGGCGCCGGGCGCCACGTAGTAGGCGTTGTCGTAGAACACCGGATCGATCTCCTCGAGGTCGACGAACTCCTCGAGCTCGACCGTCTTGGTCGCCGCCGGAATGAAGGGTTCGAGCTCGTCGGGGTCGACGACGATGTAGCGATCCTTGGAGACCTCGTACCCCTTCACGATGTGATCGTCGGGGACTTCCTCACCGTCGAGCGCCGACACCTTGCGGTACTTGATGCGCGACATCGTGCGATCGTCGAGCTGGTTGAACGACACACTCTGACGGCGTACGGCGTGGAACAACTTGACGGGGATCGCGACGAGCCCGAAGCTGATCGTGCCGGTCCAGACGGGGCGGGGCATGCCCCCATCATGCCCGAACTCAGGTGTCGAGCACAGCGCGAGCGACCAAGTCGGTACCGAACGCGGTCAGGATCGCCAGGTAGAGCAGACCGGTGGCCGCCATCACCGCCGAGTACTCGCGTTCGCGCAACGCGGCCTTGGTGACGAACACGAGCACGATCGTCGCGAGCGCACACGCACCCCAGAACCAGCCGAGCGTTCCGCCCCAGCCGTCGTCGACGGCACCCGACCACACACTGATCATCCCGGTCGGGAGCAGCATCACCGCGATCTCGGCCGGCCACATCCATCCGAGTGCCGAGACGATCTCGTTGAGCAACCGGCGCGGCAAGCCGGGCTGCACCAGATACCAGTGGCCGAGCAGCATCGCGTTGGTGACCGCACCCAGGAACGCTGCGCCGACCAGCGTGCGGAGCAACCCGACGACCGTGTCGAACCCACCGTCGGGTGCTGCGTCGATGCCGGCAGCGATCAACCCGACCACCCCGACGAGCACCGGGACGAGGTCGAGGAACGGCGGGAACTCGGGACCGTCGCTCGTCTCGACCCGATCGGCGCCACGGTCGATCCCGGTCATGGCAGCGACACGCTCGGAACGTCGGTCGTGTTCGAGCCGCTGGCCGCGCACGCCGGCCCGCCTCCGCAGGACCGACACCGCGAGCGCTCCGGTGCAGGCGGCGACGACGGCGATCGAGCTCGCCTCACGGACCGGCAGGGTGCCGTACCGGAACCCGGCGACGGCCGCGCCGAGCGCCAGGTGTCCGTAGGTCCCGCGGAGCAACCAGCCGTAACCGAGGCCGACCTCGCGCCGTCGGGTGGTGAACCAGCAGAACAACATCCCGCCGACCGCCCATTGGAGCAGCACCGTGGCGGCGTCGAGGCGAATCACGTGGCTGGAGGGTAACGCCCTAGGCTGATGCATCCATGCCGACGGAGCAGCGCCAACACCGGCCGATCCCCCGCTTCCGCAGTGCGGCCCTCCTCGTCGGGCTCGTCCTCGCGACCTCGGGCTGTTTCACCGGTCAGCGACCCGAACTCGAACCGGTCCCGGTGATCGACGACGCGGCGGCGCAGGTGGTGCTCGAACGCCTCGAGCGAGCGAACTCCGTCACGTTCACCGCCACGTACGACATCATCCCGAGCACCACCGGCCGGACGACCCAGGCGACCGTCCGCCAGCTCGGCGACCAGCGTCGGATCACGATCGGCAACGTCGACTTCCTGCTCGATCGCGGCTCGGCCCGCACCTGCCGGATCGACGACGGCAGCTGCGTCGACCTGATCGACGACGCCCTCATCAGCGACCTCAACCTCACCCATCGCTTCTGGTCCGACGGCATCGCCGCCCGACTCGCGATCGACGCGGCCCGCCGCGTCGGCTTCAGCGAGGGCCACACCGAGACGATCGCCGACCGCCCGGCGGCCTGCGCCGACGTGCCGGTGCTCGGCGGCGTCGTCGTGTACTGCGCGCTCGACGCCGGCATCCTGGCCCGCTACTTCAATGCCGACGTCTCGATCGAGCTGACCTCGTTCACGAACGACGTCGACGCCGATCTCCTGACCGGCGGCACCGACCGCGACGCCTGATCGGAGCGTCGGCCGGTCAGCCCACCGACATCAGATCGTGCTCGACCGTGTTCATCGGGATCGGGCCGTCGTCGCCGGCCACGACGATGTCCTCGAGCCGCATCCCCCACTTGCCGGGGACGTAGATCCCCGGTTCGATGCTGAACGCGTGCCCGGACGCCAGCGGCAACCCGTTGCCCTCGACGATGTAGGGATCCTCGTGCTCTTCGAGCCCGATGCCGTGGCCGGTTCGGTGCACGAAGAACTCGCCGTACCCGGCGTCGGCGATGATGGCCCGACCCACCCGGTCGACGTCTTCGCAGGGCGTGCCGACCGTCGCCGCGGCGACCGACGCTGCCTGCGCCTCGCGCAGCACGGCGTACGCCTCGGCCACATCGGGTGCGACGTCGCCGGTGAACACGCAGCGCGTGATGTCGGAGCAGTACCCGTTCATCGTCCCGCCGAAGTCACAGAGCACGATCTCGTTCTCGCGGATCACCCGCGAGCCGGCGTGATGGTGCGGACTCGCGGCGTTCTCGCCGGCGGCGACGATCGCGAAGTTCACCTTCTGGTGACCTTCGGCGATGATGCGCGCCGAGAGGTCGGCCGACACCTCGGCCTCGGTCCGACCGACCAGGGGGATCCGCCCGGCCTGCAGCTCGACCGCGATCCGATCGACGGCGGCGCCGGCAGCGGCGAGCGCATCGATCTCGGCCCGGTCCTTCATCATCCGGAGGGGACCGACCACGTCGACTGCGCGTCGGAACGAGGCGTTCGGCAGGTGCGGCAGGAGTTCGACCAGGAACCGAGCCCACATCTGGTCGCCCACGGCCACCGAGGTCGAACCCTGGGCGAGGCCCCCGACGATCGCCGTCGGATCCTCGGTCTCGTTCCACGGCAGCAGTTCGAACACGCCCGGCTGCGGATCGACCCGAGGCGCCTCGAGACGCGGGATCAGCAACGTCGCGTCGCCGTCCTGCCGCACGACCAACATCGTCAGCCGTTCGAGCGGCATGGCGAGATAGCCCGTGAGATACGGCAGATCGTGCCCCACCGACAACAGCAGCGTGTCGACCCCTTGCTCGGCCATGGCGGCACGGACACGGGCGAGGCGGTCGAGATAGATCTGGGTCACGTCACCGATCGTAACGGTCCCACGCCCGCCCTGGCCCCGCCCGATGCTCACGGTGATGCGATCCAGAGCGGATCGAGCACCATGGCGACGAGCTGATCGACCTGCTCGACCGGGAACGGCTCGGCGGTCATCAGCCGTCGTACGAACAACGGGCCGACCAGGACCTGCGCCAGCAGGGGGACATCGACGTCGTCGGGGAGGTGACCGGCGCGGCGGGCGTCGTCGAGCACACTCTCGGTGTACTCGCGTCGAACCGACGACGCCGCATGGTGCATGCGGCGCACCGATTCGTCACGCTCACTCGCATCGACGATCGCCGGCATACACGCCGAGAACCGCGACGACGAGAGGGTCTCGGCGACCGCCCGGATCAGTCCGGTGACGCGCTCGCGATGGTCGTCGGTGTCGGGGGCACGGACCTGCTGCTTCAAGGTCGCGACGGCATCGCCGACGAGTTCGAGCTTCCCAGCCCAGTGCCGGTACATCGTCGCCTTGCCGACGCCCGCACGCCGGGCGACACCTTCGATGGTCAGCGCGCCGTAACCCACCTCGGCGAGTTCGTCGAGCGTCGATTCGAGCACCACACGCCGCGTGCGTTCGATACGTGGATCGAGTGCCGGCTCGCTCACGACGACGCGGCCGGCTCACGGTCGGGCGCGGGGAGCGGGGCGCGGCGCCCCGTGGTGAACACGATGACGCCGGCGATGACGGAGATGACGGCCGACACCACGAACGCGGTGTTGATCGCTCCCGTGAAGGCCACGCCGGCCCGTTCGACGAGTTGTGCTCCCTCGACACCGCCGATCTGGCGAGCGACGCCGATCGCCCCACCGATCGATTCGTCGGCGACCGCTCCCAGGTCACCCGGCAGGCTGCCCCCACCGTCGAACCGGGCCTGATAGCTCGACGTGACGATGCTGCCGAGGATCGCGATCCCGAGGGCTCCGCCGAGTTCGCGTGTCGTGTCGTTGACCGCCGACCCCACCCCGGCCTTGTTGAGCGGCACCGACGACATGATCGACCCGGTCGCCGGCGCCATACAGACGGCCATGCCGGCCGACAGCAGCACGAGACCGACGACGATGATCGGATAGGACGTGCGGGTGGACATCGACGCCAGCACGGCGAACCCGGCCGAGATCGACGTGAAGCCGGCCGCCATCACGTTGTTGACACCGAACCGCCGGACGAAGCCCTCGCTCCGCGGCGACATGATGATCATGGTGATCGCGAACGGCAGGGTCGCGATGCCGGCCCGCAGCGGCGACCAGCCCCGTACGAACTGGAAGTACTGGGTGATCAGGAAGAAGAACCCGAACATCACCATGAAACCGAACGTGATCACACCGCTCCCGGTCGCGAAGCGACGGTCGCGGAAGAACTGCATCGGCAGCATCGGGTGTTCGATGCGCAGCTCCCACCGGACGAAGGCGGCGAGGGTCACCACCGAGAGCACGAACGCTCCGACGACGAGCGAGTCTCCCCATCCCTTGGCCGGGCCCTCGATGATGCCGTAGAGCAAGGCCGCGACGCCGACGAGCGAGAGCGCCGCTCCGACCGGGTCGAGCGGTGTCCGTTCGTCGTCCCGGCTGCGCGGCGAGAGCAACGCGACCGCGATCAGCACCGCCAGTGCCGCGACGACGTTCACGACGAAGGCCGCTCCCCACCAGAACGACGGGAACACCCACCATCCGGTGAGCAGGAAGCCCACGACCAGCGGCCCGAGGGCGCCGCCGGCTCCGGCGAAACCCGCCCAGATCGCGATCGCCTTGCCCCGCTCCTCCGGCGGGAAGATCGCCGACACCAGGCTGAGGGTCGCCGGCATCACGAACGCGGCACCGATACCGGCCACCGCTCGGGAGACGATCACCATGCTGGACGTGTCGGCGAGTGCACCGATCAGTGATCCGAACGCGAAGACCGCGAGTCCACCGACGAGCGCCAGCTTGCGACCGAACCGGTCGCCGATGGCTCCGGCCGACAGGAGCAGGCCGGCGAACACGATCGCGTACGAATCGACGATCCACTGCAGATCGGTCGCGTCGGCATCGAGGCTCTGCTGCATCGAGGGCAACGCGACGTTGATGCCAGACACCGACATGACGACCATCACCAGACTGAGGCACATCACGCCGAGCAGGAACCAGCGCCGCTGGTGGATCTCGGGTTGTTCGTGGAGGAGGAGTGCCTGCGTCATCGATGCCTTTCCGGGGCGTGCATCCGAAGTTGCGGAACGTACACGTTCCGCAACGGAACGCCAACGTCTCGAAACGCTCGCACCGACGATTCAGCGGGCTGCGGCGATGGCGACGATCGCATCGAGCGCCGCCGGCTCCTTCAGTGCATCTCGGCTCGCCACCCGGGCGGGGTCTGCGCCCAACAGGATCTTCTTCACCGGGAGTTCGAGCTTCTTGCCGCTCAGCGTCGTCGGGATCGAACGGACCTGATGCATCTCGTCGGGCACGTGGCGCGGCGAGAG encodes:
- a CDS encoding aspartate aminotransferase family protein, which encodes MDLPQQGRGVDEVIADLEQKRGGDVRWREGKAFSLVYDGGPSVHEVAERAAMLYLHENALNTKAFPSLGQIQSEVVRWTAGLLHGPDTAAGFLTSGGTESIQCAVLAARERGRAERGIRSGEIVVAESAHAAFHKSAHMFDMPIHTTPVLDDWTVDVDAMADAVNENTVLVVGSAPQYPQGVVDPIPAIAELAASVGANCHVDACMGGFVLPFAEMLGREIPPWDFRVDGVHSISTDVHKLGYAPKGISVVLHRTKELRRYQTWMFDQWLGGFYGSPNLQGTRSGLPMAAGWAVMQHLGVDGYVDLTRQTLENADRMRSGIDAIDGIRVLGDGGLHLIAMASDPAAAEPIDVFALGDALLARGWHHDRQGPPDSLHSTVSNSNTGVIDQYLTDLAECAAEVLGRSATDRSTSYSTVE
- a CDS encoding Ku protein, translating into MPRPVWTGTISFGLVAIPVKLFHAVRRQSVSFNQLDDRTMSRIKYRKVSALDGEEVPDDHIVKGYEVSKDRYIVVDPDELEPFIPAATKTVELEEFVDLEEIDPVFYDNAYYVAPGANPKPYVLLARAMEESNKVAIGRFVMRNKQYTAAIRAEEGRLIMSTLAYADEVLDPATIDELSELDDIEVSKKEIAMAESLVDSLTAAFEPAKYRDEYREQVLDLIEIKASGQAFELPETETEKPKVIDLMAALEASVAKAKEARGRHPSGAKQAAAAKPAAKKSTAKKSAAKKPAKKSTAEKSTAKKSTAKKSAAKKSA
- a CDS encoding MFS transporter, whose translation is MTQALLLHEQPEIHQRRWFLLGVMCLSLVMVVMSVSGINVALPSMQQSLDADATDLQWIVDSYAIVFAGLLLSAGAIGDRFGRKLALVGGLAVFAFGSLIGALADTSSMVIVSRAVAGIGAAFVMPATLSLVSAIFPPEERGKAIAIWAGFAGAGGALGPLVVGFLLTGWWVFPSFWWGAAFVVNVVAALAVLIAVALLSPRSRDDERTPLDPVGAALSLVGVAALLYGIIEGPAKGWGDSLVVGAFVLSVVTLAAFVRWELRIEHPMLPMQFFRDRRFATGSGVITFGFMVMFGFFFLITQYFQFVRGWSPLRAGIATLPFAITMIIMSPRSEGFVRRFGVNNVMAAGFTSISAGFAVLASMSTRTSYPIIVVGLVLLSAGMAVCMAPATGSIMSSVPLNKAGVGSAVNDTTRELGGALGIAILGSIVTSSYQARFDGGGSLPGDLGAVADESIGGAIGVARQIGGVEGAQLVERAGVAFTGAINTAFVVSAVISVIAGVIVFTTGRRAPLPAPDREPAASS
- a CDS encoding TetR/AcrR family transcriptional regulator; the protein is MSEPALDPRIERTRRVVLESTLDELAEVGYGALTIEGVARRAGVGKATMYRHWAGKLELVGDAVATLKQQVRAPDTDDHRERVTGLIRAVAETLSSSRFSACMPAIVDASERDESVRRMHHAASSVRREYTESVLDDARRAGHLPDDVDVPLLAQVLVGPLFVRRLMTAEPFPVEQVDQLVAMVLDPLWIASP
- the ligD gene encoding non-homologous end-joining DNA ligase, which codes for MTSSVEVEIDGRRLSLINLDKVLYPSGFTKAQVIDYMAKVATVAIPHLTGRALTFRRYPDGSDTNGFFEKRCPGHRPPWVDVALGPGDRQGGIEYCRIDETAALVWAANMAALELHAPMALADDLDVPRSLVFDFDPGAPAAIRECCEIAVAARAVLDSVGLAGWCKTSGSKGLQMYVPLNSPDATHDGAADFALAVGQVLERQLPGRVTTVMAKAERPGKIFVDWSQNAFHKTTIAPYSLRARPEPTVSTPVTWDEVAACAEGDLDLKFRANDVLERVERHGDLFAPVLTTVQTLPL
- a CDS encoding serine hydrolase domain-containing protein; amino-acid sequence: MLRRWDVGRTAALVVVGASLAASCGQAEFTTPPSPEFFEGRRAEPTVVAPDDIDGTPDGAGSDPDADVLLSAIEPDADGVALERMTLVDDAGVAAPNVSGWAHFDEVLADRLIPADVSASVAVMIDGQLVHAAAFGERVAGAGEPVDTSDRFRVASISKSITAITTLRLVEAGALTLDEPVGDLLVGHLGLTTVDPDVASITVRELLSHTAGFPQHEGTFFSNGAASCTEAASIGLSRSVSSGSGFRYSNMSYCVLGLLIEAVTGKTYERVVTEQLLTPLGLSGMRLTATYELGPDEVSHHPSPNRNFMEALGAAGAWNATPSDLVTIFNSVDPSTPGWKALSPDLLSVLRYRVPADTPPGGYGLGVINYDGDAWGHTGTLQNTHAMVLVQPGGLTWAITVSGEYPSNTGQLRSIMQHALAAGFPTS
- a CDS encoding ion channel; translated protein: MRLPPGSPRADDTAASYLTPALQRWKRLADPVLLVLALGSIPVLLLEVEKADLPSGDQMFIDIVNIIVLVAFAVDYVIGLFLTDDRWGYVRGEWLNLLIVFGSAAAVAPDLAAFGTTRALRGLRPLRAIIALVRVIVIGGIAAREGRRIVRHNAVRFAVGVSLMTWFTSAAAFTIAEDVGVGRSVAGFGDALWWSAATITTVGYGDIAPVTMAGRGVALVTMVVGISTFAIITARVASFLVADD
- a CDS encoding Xaa-Pro peptidase family protein, translating into MTQIYLDRLARVRAAMAEQGVDTLLLSVGHDLPYLTGYLAMPLERLTMLVVRQDGDATLLIPRLEAPRVDPQPGVFELLPWNETEDPTAIVGGLAQGSTSVAVGDQMWARFLVELLPHLPNASFRRAVDVVGPLRMMKDRAEIDALAAAGAAVDRIAVELQAGRIPLVGRTEAEVSADLSARIIAEGHQKVNFAIVAAGENAASPHHHAGSRVIRENEIVLCDFGGTMNGYCSDITRCVFTGDVAPDVAEAYAVLREAQAASVAAATVGTPCEDVDRVGRAIIADAGYGEFFVHRTGHGIGLEEHEDPYIVEGNGLPLASGHAFSIEPGIYVPGKWGMRLEDIVVAGDDGPIPMNTVEHDLMSVG